A single genomic interval of Ruminococcus sp. NK3A76 harbors:
- a CDS encoding metallophosphoesterase produces the protein MRIIVFSDTHGHFSAMHKIFKRNTSADCFIFLGDGLEELAHIKELYPEKQILCVSGNCDFTEEYLSTDVAVIGGVKILYTHGHRHDVRFTTAKIRLKAKEMGAKIVLYGHTHCRNYEYVDGIHLLNPGSAAQPRDGLPPSYAFIDITPKGIMCAHVDL, from the coding sequence GTGAGAATAATCGTGTTTTCAGACACACACGGGCATTTTTCTGCCATGCATAAGATATTCAAGCGCAATACCTCTGCCGACTGCTTTATTTTCTTAGGCGACGGGCTTGAGGAGCTTGCTCATATCAAGGAGCTCTACCCCGAAAAGCAGATACTCTGCGTCAGCGGCAACTGCGACTTCACCGAGGAGTATTTAAGCACTGATGTAGCCGTGATCGGCGGTGTCAAGATACTCTATACCCACGGCCACAGGCACGATGTGAGGTTCACGACCGCCAAGATACGCCTAAAGGCCAAGGAAATGGGTGCAAAGATAGTGCTCTACGGCCACACGCATTGCAGGAATTACGAGTATGTTGACGGGATACACCTTTTAAACCCCGGAAGCGCTGCCCAGCCACGTGACGGGCTGCCGCCGAGCTATGCCTTTATCGACATAACCCCCAAGGGCATCATGTGCGCCCATGTTGACTTATAA
- a CDS encoding PadR family transcriptional regulator produces the protein MDNAQLLKGLLEGCVLAVIAEGETYGYEILDRLSKAGFEDIGEGTLYPIITRLDKGGLISCRKAKSPLGPVRKYYSMTEQGMAELEDFKERYKRISRCAGRLLYERVEDI, from the coding sequence ATGGATAATGCACAGCTATTAAAGGGCTTGCTCGAAGGCTGCGTACTTGCTGTCATTGCCGAGGGCGAGACCTACGGCTATGAGATACTTGACAGGCTGTCAAAGGCAGGGTTTGAGGATATCGGCGAGGGCACGCTCTATCCGATAATCACAAGGCTCGACAAGGGCGGACTGATAAGCTGCCGCAAGGCAAAGTCGCCGCTCGGGCCTGTGAGAAAGTATTACAGCATGACCGAGCAGGGCATGGCCGAGCTTGAAGATTTCAAAGAGAGATACAAACGTATATCACGCTGCGCAGGCAGGCTGCTGTACGAGAGAGTAGAAGATATATGA